One genomic window of Sphingobacterium oryzagri includes the following:
- a CDS encoding RNA polymerase sigma factor, with protein sequence MEKKQLETLWSGCLKGERKAQFGLYQLFSKKMYTVCLRYARSEDDANDILQLGFIKVFQKCTFFDNKGSLEGWIRKIMVNTAIENHRKHSLAYFESVEEKHDSIAGSLQTENNVQYKDLLSIIQTLPLGYRTIFNLYVIDGYSHREIAEQLAISESNSKSQLSRARQWLKEKLVKMEGQVL encoded by the coding sequence TTGGAAAAAAAACAATTAGAGACATTATGGAGTGGCTGCCTAAAAGGCGAGCGTAAAGCACAATTTGGGCTTTACCAATTGTTTTCCAAGAAGATGTACACGGTTTGTCTTCGCTATGCACGTAGTGAAGATGATGCTAACGACATCCTGCAATTAGGCTTTATTAAAGTCTTTCAAAAATGTACCTTTTTCGATAATAAAGGTTCTTTGGAAGGTTGGATACGGAAGATAATGGTCAACACCGCTATTGAAAATCACCGCAAGCATAGCCTTGCCTATTTCGAATCTGTGGAGGAGAAACACGATAGCATTGCGGGTAGCCTGCAGACAGAAAACAATGTACAGTACAAAGATCTGCTCAGCATTATCCAAACGTTGCCATTAGGCTACCGTACGATATTCAATTTATACGTCATTGATGGCTACTCCCATCGGGAAATTGCGGAGCAACTTGCCATCAGTGAGAGCAATTCAAAATCACAACTTTCCCGTGCCCGGCAATGGCTGAAGGAAAAGTTGGTAAAAATGGAGGGACAAGTGTTATGA
- the tsaE gene encoding tRNA (adenosine(37)-N6)-threonylcarbamoyltransferase complex ATPase subunit type 1 TsaE, giving the protein MEILVNNLEELNDAAEKILSAFPDDRIFLFYGAMGAGKTTLVNALCQALGVEDATSSPTFSIVNEYASRQGIIYHFDFYRLKTEEEALDLGYEDYFYADTYCFVEWPEKIPNLLPADARAITIQTLSPTSRKISIK; this is encoded by the coding sequence ATGGAAATTCTCGTAAACAACTTAGAAGAATTAAATGACGCTGCAGAAAAGATCTTGTCGGCCTTTCCAGACGACAGGATTTTTTTGTTTTATGGAGCAATGGGCGCAGGCAAAACAACATTGGTCAATGCGCTTTGCCAGGCATTGGGTGTGGAAGATGCTACCTCCAGCCCAACATTTTCCATCGTCAATGAATACGCTTCCCGTCAAGGTATCATCTATCATTTCGACTTTTACCGCCTCAAAACCGAAGAGGAAGCGCTCGATCTGGGCTACGAAGATTATTTCTACGCCGATACCTATTGCTTTGTCGAATGGCCCGAAAAAATCCCTAATCTGCTTCCTGCGGATGCACGCGCTATTACTATCCAGACACTTTCACCAACCAGCCGAAAAATTTCGATAAAATAA
- a CDS encoding PglZ domain-containing protein, whose product MINKIHILWADDEIDFLRPHVMLLEEKGYRVKTVNNGNDAVEAFQNEPFDLVFLDENMPGKTGLETLAILKTINPTIPTVLVTKNEEEHLMEDAIGSKIDDYLIKPVNPKQILLTIKKFTENKRLVSEKTSMAYQQEFRNLGMTINDDLDYKQWTDAYKKLIYWELSLQKLEDAGMHEILTMQKSDANTLFSKFVEKNYLNWIQNKEEGPVQSHQLFKKKVFPALQAERPTFFFLIDNLRYDQWKIINDVITDYYRLEEEDAYFSILPTATQYARNAIFSGLTPLEMERRFPDLWQNDDEEGGKNLNEDKFLADQIGRLYRRDIKHSYHKILTLDQGKDILDSLNNLMQNDLNVLVYNFVDMLSHARTDMAMIRELANDEGAYRSLTLSWFEHSPLLETLKWLAQRNVKVIITTDHGTIRVKRPSKIIGDRNTNTNLRYKQGKNLNYNAKEVFVIKNPHDAQLPKLHVSSSFVFSKDDYFFVYPNNYNHFSNYYNGTFQHGGISLEEMIIPYAVYTPK is encoded by the coding sequence TACTTTGGGCTGATGATGAGATCGATTTTCTTCGACCGCACGTTATGCTTCTTGAAGAAAAAGGATACCGCGTTAAAACGGTCAATAATGGAAATGACGCGGTCGAGGCTTTCCAAAACGAACCATTTGATCTCGTTTTCCTCGATGAAAATATGCCTGGCAAAACAGGATTAGAGACATTAGCGATCTTAAAAACGATCAATCCGACCATCCCGACGGTGTTGGTTACCAAAAACGAGGAAGAGCACCTGATGGAAGATGCTATCGGATCCAAGATCGATGATTACTTAATCAAGCCTGTCAACCCGAAGCAAATTTTGTTGACCATTAAAAAATTCACAGAAAATAAACGCCTGGTTAGTGAAAAAACATCGATGGCTTACCAGCAGGAATTCCGGAACCTGGGCATGACCATCAATGATGACCTCGACTATAAGCAGTGGACGGATGCCTACAAAAAGCTGATCTATTGGGAGCTTTCGCTGCAAAAGTTAGAAGATGCGGGTATGCACGAAATTCTCACCATGCAAAAGTCGGATGCCAATACCCTATTCTCCAAATTTGTAGAGAAAAACTACCTCAACTGGATTCAAAATAAAGAAGAAGGCCCTGTACAATCGCATCAACTATTTAAAAAGAAGGTCTTTCCGGCACTACAGGCTGAGCGCCCGACTTTCTTTTTTTTGATTGACAACCTGCGTTACGATCAATGGAAGATCATCAACGATGTGATTACCGATTACTACCGACTAGAAGAGGAAGATGCTTATTTCAGCATATTACCAACGGCGACGCAATACGCCCGAAATGCTATTTTTAGCGGTCTGACACCGCTGGAAATGGAACGACGCTTTCCCGACCTGTGGCAAAATGACGACGAAGAAGGCGGTAAGAATCTTAACGAAGACAAATTTTTGGCCGACCAGATCGGGCGCCTGTACCGCCGCGACATCAAACACTCCTACCATAAAATATTAACCTTAGATCAAGGAAAAGATATTTTGGATTCGTTGAACAATCTGATGCAGAATGACCTCAACGTACTGGTTTATAACTTTGTCGATATGCTTTCGCACGCGCGCACCGACATGGCCATGATTCGCGAGCTCGCTAACGACGAGGGCGCCTATCGGTCGCTCACGCTCTCTTGGTTTGAGCATTCGCCCTTGCTTGAGACGCTCAAATGGCTGGCACAGCGCAACGTGAAAGTAATCATCACGACAGATCATGGAACAATCCGCGTAAAGCGTCCGAGCAAAATCATTGGCGACCGCAACACTAATACAAACTTGCGTTACAAGCAGGGCAAAAACCTCAATTACAATGCAAAGGAAGTGTTTGTGATCAAAAACCCACACGATGCCCAGCTGCCCAAACTGCATGTAAGCTCCTCTTTTGTGTTTTCAAAAGACGACTATTTCTTTGTTTATCCCAATAATTACAACCATTTTTCAAATTATTACAACGGCACCTTTCAGCATGGTGGCATTTCTCTGGAAGAAATGATTATCCCGTATGCGGTATATACGCCAAAATAA